GTTATTCCGGCACTTTACATAGTTTAAAGGGGGAAACACCCCCTTTTACTTCTGTGACTTTAAAAATTCATTCATCAATTCCACAGCCTTATACGCCGCCGTATAAGTAATTGATTTACAGAAAACGACTCTCTTTTCATCATCAAATCCAGCGTGCTCTTTTTTAATTAATCTAAAAACCATTCCACCACACGTAAGGCCAGGAAGGGAAACCTTTACAGGATTTACATCATAAGGTGCAAAGGCCGGCTGCATTTCAGAAAGGAAAAACTTTAAAAGCTCATCAACAAGCGGTTTAACCTTTGAATCGTCTCCTTCAAGAACTGTACTTATTGCGGCACAAGCACCGTTCACTGCACCACACGTCCCATCCCATGCATATATCCCGGCTTTACCGTAAGACATAATGTAAGAAGGAATACTCTTATAAGGCTCACCAACTTTCCCCGCGAGCGTTTCAATAATAGCTTTAAAAACGCTCTCCGCACACTTTAATTTTGGAAAATAGTTAAACGCCTTTAACGCAACCTCTGCAGGTTCCAATTCCACATACCTCATAATCACCTCCCTAAGGTTTTTATAACAATATTTAAGGCAACCAATAGAAGAACAATCGAAAATATCCTTCGAAGTTTCTCGGGATGGCTATTATGCATAACCTTTACACCCATTTTAATCCCAACAAATATAAAAGGTATCATAAAAATCAGC
The Desulfurobacterium indicum DNA segment above includes these coding regions:
- a CDS encoding C-GCAxxG-C-C family protein, which produces MRYVELEPAEVALKAFNYFPKLKCAESVFKAIIETLAGKVGEPYKSIPSYIMSYGKAGIYAWDGTCGAVNGACAAISTVLEGDDSKVKPLVDELLKFFLSEMQPAFAPYDVNPVKVSLPGLTCGGMVFRLIKKEHAGFDDEKRVVFCKSITYTAAYKAVELMNEFLKSQK